From the genome of Flavobacterium luteolum, one region includes:
- a CDS encoding integrase core domain-containing protein, with translation MRNNSQDSTLERNYLEKYRFLIKEYEQVKSKTHPLYKKAMDFYTANDTCRKSFLKYYNRYKQSGKPIDLLPQKRGSRYKTRRPLPFIEQKVIELREKGNSRYEIVSILSPKLGKHTPSYSGVYNILKRHKINRLTPKIKKNHQKIIKERMGQLGHIDCHYLSKSIIRGENKKLYLVCVIDDYSRIAWAELVSDITSLTVMFASLKCLNILSSHYEIKFEEILSDNGAEFGPKTSKVKNNHPFERMLMELGIVHRYTKPYRPQTNGKVERFWRTLEEDLLRDTDFDSQEELKEELLQYLYYYNHERPHQGIDGKKPIEMINPLPK, from the coding sequence ATGAGAAATAATAGTCAGGATTCGACATTAGAGCGGAACTATTTAGAGAAATATCGTTTTCTAATAAAAGAATATGAACAGGTAAAAAGCAAAACTCATCCGCTTTATAAAAAAGCAATGGATTTTTATACAGCCAATGACACCTGCAGAAAAAGTTTTTTAAAGTATTACAATCGCTATAAGCAGAGCGGAAAGCCAATAGATTTACTGCCCCAAAAGCGGGGTTCAAGATATAAAACCAGACGCCCTTTGCCTTTTATAGAACAAAAAGTAATCGAATTAAGAGAAAAAGGAAACAGCAGATATGAAATTGTTAGTATATTGAGTCCCAAATTAGGAAAGCATACGCCTTCCTATTCAGGAGTTTATAATATTTTAAAACGTCATAAAATAAACAGATTAACTCCGAAGATTAAAAAGAATCATCAGAAAATAATCAAGGAAAGAATGGGACAGCTGGGTCATATTGATTGCCATTATTTAAGCAAAAGCATAATTCGCGGAGAAAACAAAAAGCTTTATTTAGTCTGTGTAATTGATGATTACAGCCGGATTGCCTGGGCAGAATTAGTTTCAGATATTACCAGTTTAACCGTAATGTTTGCTTCATTAAAATGTTTAAATATCTTAAGCAGCCATTATGAAATAAAATTTGAAGAGATATTATCTGATAATGGAGCTGAATTTGGACCTAAAACAAGCAAGGTAAAAAACAATCATCCTTTTGAAAGAATGCTAATGGAATTAGGCATAGTGCACAGATATACAAAGCCATATAGACCACAGACAAATGGTAAAGTCGAAAGGTTTTGGAGAACTCTGGAAGAGGATTTATTGAGAGACACAGATTTTGATTCTCAAGAAGAACTAAAAGAGGAATTGCTCCAATATTTATATTATTACAATCATGAAAGACCACATCAGGGAATTGATGGAAAAAAGCCAATCGAAATGATAAATCCGTTACCGAAATAA
- a CDS encoding GNAT family N-acetyltransferase: MNTLKITKATTEDALKLQSIGRQTFSETFADVNSEENMKKYLDESFATAKLTTELSNSSSYFYLAVLDEKIIGYLKLNTADAQTEKEDLNALEIERIYVAKEFHGKKVAQALYAQAEEIAQEIKATYMWLGVWEKNFRAVSFYTKNGFVQFDTHIFRLGNDEQTDLMMKKVLI; the protein is encoded by the coding sequence ATGAATACGCTAAAAATAACCAAAGCCACAACTGAAGACGCTTTAAAATTGCAATCAATTGGAAGACAAACTTTTTCTGAAACTTTTGCCGATGTAAACAGCGAAGAAAACATGAAAAAATATCTGGACGAAAGCTTCGCTACAGCAAAACTTACGACCGAATTGAGCAATTCTTCATCGTATTTCTATTTAGCCGTTTTAGATGAAAAAATAATTGGTTACTTAAAATTGAATACAGCTGATGCACAAACCGAAAAAGAAGATTTAAATGCCTTAGAAATAGAACGTATTTATGTGGCAAAGGAATTTCATGGCAAAAAAGTCGCGCAGGCACTATACGCTCAAGCAGAAGAAATTGCCCAAGAAATAAAAGCTACGTACATGTGGCTTGGCGTTTGGGAAAAGAATTTTAGAGCAGTAAGTTTCTACACTAAAAATGGTTTCGTACAATTTGACACCCATATTTTTAGATTAGGCAACGACGAGCAAACCGATTTAATGATGAAAAAAGTATTGATTTAA
- a CDS encoding LysR family transcriptional regulator: MDLQQIKYFLALSRELHFWNTAGKMNITQSALSRQIQSLENQLGVQLFERNKRNVKLTAAGQFLKEKWEVELSKLEFIHQSARQIQLGESGTITISHPDSISASLMPEILSRISEAFPKLKIKLVQVLYENQQDFLRNYKIDLAITRDINNSKDIQSQKIYTDHLAVVVPEDHPYQTPEDFTKETLASQKFILPTNDEGSSYSDLIQRLFNSLDNAPEAYLQSEFGSSIIALVRKGLGIAILPDSYVFHEIPGIRFIKLPLETDLYVNWRTEDHNPVLANVLKLIIP; the protein is encoded by the coding sequence ATGGATTTACAGCAGATTAAATATTTTTTGGCTCTTTCGCGAGAACTTCATTTCTGGAACACCGCCGGAAAGATGAATATCACACAATCAGCACTTAGCCGTCAGATTCAGTCTCTTGAGAATCAGCTTGGCGTGCAGCTGTTTGAGCGTAATAAACGCAATGTAAAACTTACTGCTGCTGGCCAATTCTTAAAAGAAAAATGGGAGGTTGAATTGAGTAAATTGGAATTCATTCATCAATCTGCCCGCCAGATTCAGCTAGGCGAGAGCGGTACGATTACCATTTCTCATCCCGATTCTATTTCGGCTTCTCTTATGCCCGAAATTTTGTCGCGTATTTCAGAAGCTTTCCCAAAACTAAAAATCAAACTGGTTCAAGTGCTGTACGAGAATCAGCAGGATTTTCTGCGAAATTATAAAATAGATCTGGCGATTACCAGAGATATTAATAATTCAAAAGATATTCAATCTCAAAAAATATATACCGATCACTTAGCAGTTGTTGTTCCAGAAGATCATCCATATCAAACGCCAGAGGATTTTACTAAAGAAACCCTTGCTTCTCAAAAGTTTATTTTGCCAACCAATGACGAAGGCAGCAGTTATAGCGATCTTATTCAGAGATTATTCAATTCTTTGGATAACGCGCCAGAAGCTTATCTTCAGTCTGAATTTGGTTCTTCTATAATCGCTTTGGTTCGAAAAGGACTCGGAATCGCGATTTTACCCGATTCGTATGTCTTTCATGAAATTCCAGGAATCCGATTTATCAAATTACCGCTAGAAACCGATCTTTATGTCAATTGGAGAACCGAAGATCATAATCCTGTGTTGGCCAATGTTTTGAAATTGATTATTCCGTAA
- a CDS encoding efflux RND transporter permease subunit: MIELFIRRKILSLIISVMIVLLGLLALFQLPITQFPDIVPPSVTVTAKYTGANAEVSANAVALPLERAINGVPGMTYMSTVTSNDGLTLIQVFFEVGTDPDLAAVNVQNRVTTILDELPEEVIRAGVTTEKEVNSMLMYLNITSTDKTQDEQFIFNFTDINILQELKRIDGVGRAEIMGQKEYSMRVWLDPEKMLSYNISANEVIASLQKQNISAAPGKVGEGSGQMNNQLQYVIKYGGKFFEPKQYEEIPLRANTDGTILRLKDISKIEFGAMSYGMVSKTDGKPSASIMLKQRPGSNASEVIASVKEKMAELKGSSFPPGMEFNIAYDVSRFLDASIHEVLRTLVEAFLLVAFVVFLFLQDWRSTLIPVLAVPVALIGSFTFMSMMGFSINLLTLFALVLSIGIVVDNAIVVVEAVHVKISEEHMSPMEATISAMKEITGAVIAITIVMAAVFIPVAFLSGPVGVFYRQFSLTMAISIVISGINALTLTPALCAIMLKAHDPNKEKKSLLDRFFHRFNHWFDNITSKYIKVLVKFADRSTVTIGLLVLFCILTWGTTKFLASGFIPTEDQGMVYVSVTTPQGATVERTEKALDEVTKIAQGIKGVDNVTTLAGYSIVTEIAGASYGMGMINLKDWSERDISVTEFMAELTEKTKNITDAQIEIFAPPTVPGFGNTSGFELRLLDKSGGSITNTDKVTKEFIKELNASPEIQNSFSSFDATFPQYLIHIDYDLAAKKGISVDNAMSTLQTMLGSFYATNFIRFSQMYKVMVQASPQFRQNPESILDMYLKNEAGEMVPFSTFIKLERVYGPEVLTRYNMYMSAMINGEPAEGYSSGDAIAAVEKIAAEKLPSRFELEWSGMTREEILSGNQTIYIFALCILFVYLLLAAQYESLLLPFPVLLSLPVGVFGSYIALVMVGLDNNIYAQVALVMLIGLLAKNAILIVEFAMAQNKLGRDIVEAAIEGARLRFRPILMTSFAFISGLIPLCIASGAGAIGNRSIGTAAAGGMLIGTVFGLLIIPGLYILFAKLEKRMNKN; the protein is encoded by the coding sequence ATGATAGAGTTATTTATCAGGAGGAAAATATTGTCATTAATCATCTCGGTTATGATAGTCCTTCTGGGATTGCTGGCTTTGTTTCAGCTTCCTATTACCCAATTCCCGGACATTGTACCACCGTCTGTAACCGTTACAGCAAAATATACAGGAGCAAACGCAGAGGTTTCGGCCAATGCTGTCGCCCTTCCGTTAGAAAGAGCCATCAATGGTGTGCCTGGAATGACGTATATGTCAACCGTAACTTCCAACGATGGTTTAACCTTAATTCAGGTTTTCTTTGAAGTAGGAACCGATCCCGATCTGGCTGCCGTAAACGTGCAGAATAGGGTTACCACGATTTTGGACGAACTTCCAGAAGAGGTTATCCGCGCCGGAGTTACAACCGAAAAAGAGGTAAACAGTATGTTGATGTACTTAAACATTACAAGTACCGACAAAACTCAAGACGAGCAGTTTATCTTCAACTTTACCGATATTAATATTCTTCAGGAATTAAAGCGTATTGATGGTGTTGGACGTGCCGAAATCATGGGTCAGAAAGAATATTCGATGCGTGTCTGGTTAGATCCAGAAAAGATGCTTTCGTATAATATTTCGGCAAATGAAGTTATTGCTTCACTTCAAAAACAAAACATTTCTGCCGCGCCTGGTAAAGTGGGTGAAGGTTCAGGGCAAATGAACAATCAGCTGCAGTATGTAATTAAATACGGAGGAAAGTTCTTTGAACCAAAACAATACGAAGAAATTCCGTTGAGAGCTAATACTGACGGAACTATCTTAAGATTGAAAGACATTTCGAAAATTGAATTTGGTGCGATGAGTTACGGAATGGTTTCTAAAACCGATGGAAAACCTTCGGCATCAATCATGCTAAAACAACGTCCAGGTTCTAACGCTTCTGAGGTAATTGCAAGTGTAAAAGAAAAAATGGCCGAACTGAAAGGTTCTTCTTTTCCTCCTGGAATGGAATTCAACATTGCTTACGACGTTTCTCGTTTCCTTGACGCTTCGATTCACGAAGTATTAAGAACTTTGGTTGAAGCCTTTCTTTTAGTAGCGTTCGTCGTTTTCCTTTTCCTTCAAGATTGGAGATCGACTTTAATTCCAGTATTGGCAGTTCCTGTCGCGCTTATTGGTTCGTTTACTTTTATGTCGATGATGGGATTCTCGATCAACTTATTAACGCTTTTCGCTTTAGTACTTTCTATCGGAATTGTGGTCGATAATGCGATTGTCGTCGTCGAGGCTGTTCACGTAAAAATCTCCGAAGAGCATATGTCGCCAATGGAAGCTACCATTAGCGCCATGAAAGAAATTACAGGTGCCGTTATTGCAATTACGATTGTAATGGCTGCCGTATTTATTCCCGTTGCATTCTTGAGTGGTCCTGTTGGAGTTTTCTACAGGCAGTTCTCATTGACAATGGCGATAAGTATCGTAATTTCTGGTATTAACGCGCTTACCCTTACTCCTGCCCTTTGTGCTATTATGCTAAAAGCGCACGATCCTAACAAAGAGAAAAAATCGCTTTTAGACCGTTTCTTCCATAGATTCAACCATTGGTTTGATAATATTACTTCAAAATACATCAAAGTATTAGTAAAATTTGCTGATCGCAGCACTGTAACTATTGGATTATTGGTATTGTTCTGCATATTAACATGGGGAACAACGAAGTTTTTAGCGTCAGGATTTATTCCAACTGAAGATCAGGGAATGGTTTACGTAAGTGTTACAACACCACAAGGAGCAACAGTAGAACGTACTGAAAAAGCTTTGGACGAAGTAACTAAAATTGCTCAAGGAATTAAAGGTGTAGACAACGTAACGACTCTTGCTGGATACAGTATCGTTACTGAAATTGCAGGTGCTTCGTATGGAATGGGAATGATCAACTTAAAAGATTGGAGCGAGCGCGATATTTCGGTAACTGAATTTATGGCGGAACTTACAGAAAAAACCAAAAACATTACCGACGCGCAAATCGAGATTTTTGCACCGCCAACTGTTCCTGGTTTTGGTAACACGAGTGGTTTTGAGCTTCGTTTGCTGGATAAATCTGGCGGAAGTATTACCAATACCGATAAAGTAACCAAAGAATTCATCAAAGAACTAAATGCTTCGCCAGAAATTCAGAACTCTTTCTCGAGTTTTGATGCCACTTTCCCTCAGTATTTAATTCATATTGATTACGATTTGGCAGCCAAAAAAGGAATTTCGGTAGACAATGCCATGTCGACTTTGCAAACCATGTTGGGTTCATTTTATGCCACCAATTTTATCCGTTTTTCTCAAATGTATAAAGTTATGGTTCAGGCAAGTCCACAATTCCGTCAAAATCCAGAAAGTATTTTGGATATGTATTTGAAGAATGAAGCAGGCGAAATGGTTCCGTTTTCTACTTTCATCAAATTAGAAAGAGTTTATGGACCAGAAGTTCTGACACGTTATAATATGTACATGTCGGCTATGATTAACGGTGAACCTGCCGAAGGTTACAGCTCTGGAGACGCCATTGCCGCTGTTGAAAAAATTGCTGCCGAAAAACTCCCAAGCCGTTTCGAGTTGGAATGGTCTGGTATGACACGTGAAGAGATTTTATCAGGAAACCAAACGATCTACATTTTTGCACTTTGTATACTTTTTGTATACTTATTATTGGCTGCACAATACGAAAGTTTATTGCTTCCGTTCCCAGTATTATTAAGTCTTCCCGTAGGAGTTTTCGGTTCTTACATCGCACTTGTAATGGTGGGACTGGATAATAACATCTATGCTCAAGTTGCACTCGTCATGCTGATAGGTCTTCTCGCCAAGAACGCCATTCTGATTGTAGAGTTTGCGATGGCACAAAATAAGCTCGGACGAGATATTGTCGAAGCCGCAATTGAAGGAGCAAGACTTCGTTTCCGTCCTATTTTGATGACCTCTTTTGCTTTCATTTCAGGATTAATTCCGTTGTGTATCGCTTCTGGTGCGGGTGCAATTGGTAACCGTTCCATCGGTACAGCAGCTGCGGGAGGAATGTTAATCGGAACTGTGTTTGGTCTTTTAATCATTCCTGGACTTTACATACTGTTTGCAAAATTGGAAAAACGAATGAATAAAAATTAA
- a CDS encoding DMT family transporter: protein MERRQLLLFLLILGTAFWGVSYSVTKMAIGHYSLNVFLFYRFLLAVVVLSIIFWKYVKDINREAIKTGFLLAVPMFLGIQLQTVGLKYTDASQCSFIAGLTVIIIPLLKLAIYKTNASLKIWIAALTALTGLFIIAIQDKFTINFGDLFTIAGAFAFAVYLIAVEKHSATKNLLYSIVPMFAFCALFTFFIAITDITSEWLPQNNTFWMGVIYCALFSTAFMYTVSNISQRYLSAERVAVIYLFEPVFGAIGAFFILGENLSWRLLLGGTLIFSATIISEVNFKSERLKLFIRKD from the coding sequence ATGGAAAGAAGACAGCTCTTATTGTTTTTATTAATTCTTGGCACTGCATTTTGGGGAGTATCCTATTCCGTTACCAAAATGGCAATTGGTCATTATTCGCTAAACGTATTTTTATTTTATCGTTTCCTGCTGGCTGTTGTGGTATTGAGTATTATTTTTTGGAAATATGTCAAAGATATTAATCGAGAAGCTATTAAAACAGGCTTTTTGCTTGCTGTACCCATGTTTTTAGGCATTCAGCTCCAAACTGTTGGGCTTAAATATACAGATGCTTCTCAATGCTCTTTTATTGCGGGATTAACAGTTATTATTATTCCGCTATTAAAACTAGCAATTTATAAAACCAACGCTTCACTAAAAATCTGGATTGCCGCTTTGACGGCTTTAACTGGATTATTTATTATTGCCATTCAAGATAAATTTACCATAAACTTCGGGGATTTATTTACCATTGCGGGAGCCTTTGCTTTTGCAGTTTATTTAATAGCTGTTGAAAAACATTCGGCCACCAAAAACCTTTTGTATTCTATTGTGCCAATGTTTGCGTTTTGTGCGCTTTTCACTTTTTTTATAGCGATAACAGACATTACATCAGAATGGTTGCCTCAAAATAATACGTTTTGGATGGGCGTAATTTATTGCGCTTTGTTTTCTACCGCTTTTATGTATACGGTTTCAAACATTTCACAACGCTATTTATCGGCAGAACGTGTAGCGGTTATTTATTTGTTTGAGCCTGTTTTTGGCGCAATTGGAGCTTTTTTTATTTTGGGAGAAAACTTATCATGGCGTTTACTTTTAGGCGGAACTTTGATTTTTTCTGCTACCATTATTTCTGAAGTCAATTTTAAAAGCGAAAGATTAAAACTGTTTATTAGAAAAGACTAA
- a CDS encoding GNAT family N-acetyltransferase — MLRLRSDVFVVEQNCPYLDLDNKDQKGFHLLYYVDNELAGVTRLLPKGVSYDEVSIGRVVIAKSHRGLGLGVKLMEASIAGCEDKFGKGPIRISAQYHLSKFYQSLGFVEQGEVYDEDGIPHIGMLRA; from the coding sequence ATGCTTCGGTTAAGAAGCGATGTTTTTGTAGTCGAACAAAATTGTCCTTATCTCGATTTAGACAATAAAGACCAGAAAGGTTTTCATTTATTGTATTATGTCGATAACGAATTGGCAGGTGTAACGCGCTTACTTCCAAAAGGAGTATCGTATGATGAAGTTTCAATTGGAAGAGTTGTAATTGCAAAATCGCATCGCGGATTAGGTTTAGGAGTAAAACTAATGGAAGCTTCGATTGCAGGCTGTGAAGATAAATTCGGAAAAGGTCCGATCCGAATTAGTGCGCAATACCATTTATCCAAATTCTATCAGTCTTTGGGATTTGTAGAACAAGGAGAAGTCTATGATGAAGACGGAATTCCGCATATCGGAATGCTTAGAGCTTAA
- a CDS encoding DMT family transporter, producing MNWIILIIAGLFEVAFASCLGKAKATTGTEMYYWYIGFFISLTVSMLLLMKATETLPLGTAYAVWTGIGAVGTVLVGIFVFKEPAAFWRLFFLATLVGSIVGLKAVSH from the coding sequence ATGAACTGGATTATTTTAATCATCGCGGGTCTATTTGAAGTAGCCTTCGCATCATGCCTTGGAAAAGCAAAAGCAACTACTGGAACTGAAATGTACTATTGGTATATTGGTTTCTTTATTTCATTAACTGTAAGTATGCTGTTATTAATGAAAGCTACAGAAACCCTTCCGCTGGGAACCGCTTACGCTGTTTGGACAGGAATTGGAGCTGTTGGAACGGTTCTAGTGGGTATCTTTGTTTTTAAAGAACCTGCAGCTTTCTGGAGATTGTTTTTCTTGGCTACTTTAGTTGGTTCTATTGTTGGTTTAAAGGCAGTTTCTCACTAA
- a CDS encoding Crp/Fnr family transcriptional regulator, protein MDISKILDYIHELPEQSKLALQNNVTEIAFAKGHILLKANKVESNIYFIKKGLVRAYVERDNEVTFWFGKEGETIISMKSYVEDQPGYETIELLEDCELYELKTENLRKLFNEDVHIANWGRKFAEKELIKTEERLISKQFKNASERYLELMKDHPELLQRVQLGHIASYLGITQVSLSRIRAEIK, encoded by the coding sequence ATGGATATTTCCAAAATTCTCGATTACATACACGAACTTCCTGAGCAATCTAAGCTTGCTTTGCAAAACAATGTCACTGAAATTGCTTTTGCTAAAGGGCATATTTTGCTAAAAGCCAATAAAGTAGAATCTAATATTTATTTTATAAAGAAAGGATTGGTAAGAGCTTATGTAGAAAGAGATAATGAAGTTACGTTTTGGTTTGGAAAAGAAGGCGAAACCATTATTTCGATGAAAAGTTATGTGGAAGATCAGCCTGGTTATGAAACCATCGAACTTTTGGAAGACTGTGAATTGTACGAACTCAAAACGGAAAATCTAAGAAAACTCTTTAATGAAGATGTTCATATAGCCAATTGGGGACGAAAATTTGCAGAAAAGGAATTGATAAAAACAGAAGAACGTTTGATTTCTAAACAGTTCAAAAATGCGTCTGAACGATATTTGGAATTAATGAAAGATCATCCCGAACTCTTGCAAAGAGTTCAACTAGGACATATTGCTTCCTATTTAGGAATTACACAAGTCAGTTTAAGCAGAATACGTGCAGAAATAAAATAA
- a CDS encoding sensor histidine kinase translates to MLRTLQTYKLLFLRLIFIVIGIELSLYFFRIGLLFTGVFGLCMVFLLGREMYFYVRNMVLIYNKTISSILQDDFSSDFSKHKFNSTYNELFTLYETLKSKQNEQVTRDIIYRSILNNIESGVIILQKQESDWSIFLMNDYFSSHFNVPKVSKWKYLKNQLPSLCEIIEEDDFHEIKTSIELSINEQSKQTFVLQASRTEIFGQDYFIVLLDSIQNVVEKKEKDAWINLMKVISHELLNSITPIRSICQNLEDLVEQDSLSTEDLEDIKHSVHTMLRRSDHLQKFVEGYRKLAMLPSPKKEKVSLQQVVENCIQIMNPLFRKNSIEVTNSVTQNYLINIDSQQIEQVVINLLTNSINALENSSLKQISISAEAKNNRIFIKVSDSGKGIEKEIEDKIFLPFFTTRTEGAGIGLTLSKNIIEAHGGYISHKTENGKTIFEISLIED, encoded by the coding sequence ATGCTAAGGACTTTACAAACTTATAAACTCCTTTTTCTGCGATTAATTTTTATCGTGATCGGAATCGAATTGTCGCTGTATTTCTTTAGAATTGGCTTGCTTTTTACGGGAGTTTTTGGTCTCTGCATGGTTTTTCTGCTAGGAAGGGAAATGTATTTTTATGTTAGAAATATGGTTCTGATTTATAATAAAACCATTTCTTCGATATTGCAGGATGATTTTAGTTCCGATTTCTCAAAACATAAATTCAATAGTACGTATAACGAACTTTTTACCTTGTATGAAACTTTAAAAAGTAAACAAAACGAGCAAGTTACAAGAGATATTATTTACCGTTCGATTTTAAATAATATAGAATCGGGTGTAATTATTTTGCAGAAACAAGAAAGCGATTGGAGTATTTTTTTGATGAACGATTATTTTTCGAGTCACTTTAATGTTCCGAAAGTTTCAAAATGGAAATATCTTAAAAATCAGTTGCCATCTTTGTGTGAAATTATCGAAGAAGATGATTTTCATGAAATTAAAACTTCAATCGAACTTAGTATAAACGAACAAAGTAAACAGACGTTTGTTTTGCAGGCTTCACGAACCGAAATTTTCGGTCAGGATTATTTTATTGTTCTATTAGATTCCATTCAGAATGTAGTAGAAAAGAAAGAAAAAGATGCATGGATTAATTTGATGAAAGTGATTTCGCATGAATTGCTAAATTCTATAACACCAATTCGTTCGATTTGCCAAAATCTGGAAGATTTAGTAGAACAAGATTCACTTTCGACAGAAGACTTAGAAGATATCAAACATAGCGTTCATACAATGCTGAGACGAAGTGATCATTTGCAAAAATTTGTAGAAGGTTACAGAAAATTGGCAATGCTTCCTTCGCCTAAAAAAGAAAAAGTATCATTGCAGCAAGTAGTTGAAAATTGTATTCAGATTATGAATCCGTTGTTTAGGAAAAATAGTATTGAAGTTACCAATTCCGTTACTCAAAATTATCTAATAAATATAGATTCGCAGCAGATAGAACAAGTAGTGATTAATTTATTGACAAATTCGATTAACGCTTTAGAAAACAGTAGTCTGAAACAAATTTCGATTTCGGCGGAGGCCAAAAACAATCGCATTTTTATAAAAGTTTCGGACTCCGGAAAAGGAATCGAAAAAGAAATTGAGGACAAAATATTCCTTCCGTTTTTCACCACCCGAACAGAAGGAGCGGGAATTGGACTTACTTTATCTAAAAATATTATTGAAGCACACGGGGGTTATATTTCGCATAAAACCGAAAATGGAAAAACGATTTTCGAGATTTCTTTGATTGAGGATTGA
- a CDS encoding TolC family protein, whose translation MKEILNQYKNADVQFLRTTKSAVVITGILLLTACSAPKVSTKLDAAKLPENFDAQRKEASNETFIPLKTETFFKDPKLEALLKKAIAKNPDYLIMQERILIANSHLKVAKLALLPSLDFVADASGTHYGKYTIDGVGNFDTNFSQNITDKQRINEDVTPNFFLGAKVSWEADIWGKLSNRKKAAQQRFFASQQGMRLLQTRLLSDVADLYFKLIALDKQKSIYDNNLKTQERALDIVSAQRSVGKATELAVQQFNAQNNNIHAEASELHLSIDQTEKALLTLLGEYGGKIDRSSDFLAGHLEVLNQRISVDSIIHKRPDVSEAYFELLASNADAKSARAAFFPTVNLGGYAGFNSFSFNTLFDAGSFAWQLLGGLTAPVFNKGQIKQEFYVSNRRQEISFLHYQNAVTTAFNELSALLHRNEAYEDVLKYKLNEIDHLEIAVNVSNDLYLSGYANYLEIINAQKNKLQAELDFVDIQLRNANSQVLLYKALGGGIN comes from the coding sequence ATGAAAGAGATATTAAATCAATATAAAAATGCTGATGTGCAGTTTTTAAGGACAACCAAAAGTGCCGTTGTAATAACCGGAATTCTACTTTTGACCGCTTGTTCTGCACCAAAAGTCAGTACTAAACTAGACGCGGCAAAGCTTCCAGAAAATTTTGATGCACAAAGAAAAGAAGCATCAAACGAGACTTTTATTCCATTAAAAACAGAAACCTTTTTTAAAGATCCAAAATTAGAAGCTTTATTAAAGAAAGCCATTGCTAAGAATCCAGATTATTTAATCATGCAGGAAAGAATCCTGATTGCTAATTCGCATTTAAAAGTGGCAAAACTGGCGCTTCTTCCCTCTTTAGATTTTGTGGCTGATGCTTCTGGAACGCATTACGGAAAATATACGATTGATGGAGTTGGTAACTTTGATACTAACTTTTCTCAGAATATTACAGACAAACAGAGAATCAACGAAGATGTTACTCCTAACTTTTTTCTGGGAGCAAAAGTTTCGTGGGAAGCTGATATCTGGGGAAAACTGAGCAATCGTAAAAAAGCAGCACAACAGCGATTTTTTGCTTCTCAGCAAGGAATGCGATTGTTGCAAACACGTCTTTTAAGCGATGTTGCCGACTTGTATTTCAAGCTTATTGCATTAGACAAACAAAAGTCGATTTACGATAACAACTTAAAAACACAGGAAAGGGCTCTTGATATTGTATCGGCTCAAAGATCTGTCGGAAAAGCTACAGAATTGGCTGTACAGCAATTTAATGCGCAAAATAATAACATTCATGCAGAAGCTTCAGAACTGCATTTAAGCATTGATCAGACAGAGAAAGCTTTATTGACTCTTTTGGGGGAATATGGCGGAAAAATTGACCGAAGCAGCGACTTTTTGGCTGGACATTTAGAAGTTTTAAACCAAAGAATAAGCGTAGATTCTATCATTCATAAAAGACCAGATGTGTCTGAAGCTTACTTTGAATTACTTGCCAGCAATGCTGATGCAAAATCGGCTCGCGCTGCCTTTTTCCCAACGGTAAATCTGGGCGGTTATGCAGGTTTCAACTCATTCTCATTCAACACTCTTTTTGATGCAGGTTCTTTTGCTTGGCAATTATTGGGCGGATTAACTGCTCCTGTTTTCAATAAAGGACAAATTAAACAGGAATTTTATGTTTCGAACAGAAGGCAGGAAATCTCATTCCTTCACTATCAAAATGCAGTGACGACAGCGTTCAACGAATTAAGTGCTTTACTACACCGAAATGAAGCTTACGAAGATGTTTTAAAATATAAATTAAATGAAATTGATCACCTAGAAATTGCCGTAAATGTCTCAAACGACTTGTATTTGAGCGGTTATGCCAATTATTTGGAAATCATCAATGCGCAAAAAAATAAATTGCAGGCCGAATTGGATTTTGTTGATATCCAGCTTCGAAATGCAAACTCACAAGTATTGCTTTACAAAGCTTTAGGCGGAGGAATAAATTAG